Proteins from a single region of Synechococcus sp. WH 8109:
- a CDS encoding ABC transporter ATP-binding protein: MGAVADWRRVRRLGRYLVRDRRRLLVALLLLLPLAFAGALQPVLLGQAVSVLRGEPSLPFLSGLSLSASIRVIIGLYFVSVLLRLGLQGVQQFSILAVGQRLTARIRDDLFEHALSLSLRFHDRMPVGKLLTRLTSDVDALAEVFGSGAVGVLNDLVSLLVLASTMLFIEWRLGLLLLFTQVPVTLAVLWLQRRYRKANYRVREELSQLNADFQENLQGLEVVQMYGRETVNSARFLRTGMDYRSAVNGTIFFDSSISAFLEWVALAAIALVLALGGLMVTNGAMGLGTLTTFILASQRLFDPLRQLAERFTQIQGGLTAVERIGELMEEPLEIAEAKGVIPHVSGGGGEVIFENVSFAYRPDDPILRNLSFRIAPGENVALVGPTGSGKSTIIRLLCRLYEPQQGRILLDRRDIRTIPMADLRRELGVVLQDTFLFSGNVADNLRLNASVSDRELAQVCAELGLNELLAKLPNGLDTELRERGGNLSSGERQLLAVARVAIRKPTVLVMDEATAFMDPSTEATLQADLDRLLQKRTAIVIAHRLATVEASDRILVLRRGELIEQGTHRELRARGGLYAQLAELQERGLARL, encoded by the coding sequence ATGGGGGCTGTCGCCGATTGGCGCCGGGTTCGTCGTCTGGGCCGTTACCTCGTGCGGGATCGCCGGCGGCTGCTGGTCGCCCTGCTGTTGCTGCTGCCCTTGGCCTTTGCGGGAGCACTGCAGCCCGTGCTGCTGGGGCAGGCCGTCAGCGTGCTGCGTGGAGAGCCCAGTCTTCCTTTCCTCTCTGGGTTGAGCCTCTCTGCCTCGATCCGCGTGATCATCGGGCTTTACTTCGTCTCGGTGCTTCTGCGGCTCGGCTTGCAGGGGGTGCAGCAATTCAGCATCCTGGCCGTTGGACAACGGCTCACAGCTCGGATCCGCGATGACTTGTTTGAACATGCGTTGTCGCTGTCTCTGCGTTTTCACGACCGCATGCCGGTGGGCAAGTTGCTCACACGGCTGACCAGCGATGTGGATGCCCTGGCTGAGGTGTTTGGTAGTGGTGCCGTTGGGGTGCTCAATGATCTGGTGAGCCTGCTGGTGCTGGCCTCAACGATGTTGTTCATCGAGTGGAGGCTGGGGCTGCTGCTGTTGTTCACGCAGGTGCCTGTCACCCTGGCTGTGCTTTGGCTGCAGCGCCGTTATCGCAAGGCCAATTACCGCGTGCGTGAGGAGCTCTCCCAGCTCAATGCAGATTTCCAGGAGAACCTCCAGGGTCTCGAGGTGGTTCAGATGTATGGCCGTGAAACGGTCAACAGCGCCCGCTTCCTGCGCACCGGCATGGACTACCGCAGCGCTGTGAACGGAACGATCTTTTTCGACAGCAGCATTTCAGCCTTCCTTGAATGGGTGGCTCTGGCCGCCATTGCCCTGGTTCTGGCCCTTGGCGGCTTGATGGTGACCAATGGCGCCATGGGCCTTGGCACTCTCACCACCTTCATCCTTGCCTCCCAGCGTCTGTTCGATCCGCTGCGTCAGCTGGCGGAGCGTTTCACCCAGATTCAGGGTGGGCTGACGGCTGTCGAACGCATCGGCGAGTTGATGGAGGAGCCCCTCGAGATCGCTGAGGCGAAGGGAGTTATCCCCCACGTGAGTGGCGGTGGCGGCGAGGTGATCTTCGAGAACGTGAGCTTTGCCTATCGGCCGGACGATCCGATCCTCCGCAACCTCTCCTTCCGCATCGCTCCCGGAGAAAATGTAGCCCTGGTGGGCCCCACAGGTTCTGGCAAAAGCACGATAATCCGCCTGCTCTGCCGCTTGTATGAACCCCAGCAGGGACGCATCCTTCTCGATAGACGGGACATCCGCACGATCCCGATGGCAGATCTACGGCGTGAGCTGGGCGTCGTGCTTCAAGACACGTTCCTGTTCAGCGGCAATGTGGCCGACAACCTTCGGCTCAATGCTTCGGTGAGCGATCGAGAGCTGGCTCAGGTCTGTGCTGAGCTTGGTCTCAACGAGCTGTTGGCCAAGCTTCCCAATGGGCTGGACACGGAGCTGCGCGAGCGCGGCGGCAATCTCTCCTCAGGAGAGCGCCAACTGCTTGCAGTGGCCCGGGTGGCGATCCGCAAGCCAACGGTGTTGGTGATGGATGAGGCCACCGCTTTCATGGACCCTTCAACGGAGGCGACGCTGCAGGCTGATCTCGATCGGCTTCTGCAAAAGCGCACCGCCATCGTCATTGCCCATCGCCTCGCCACGGTAGAGGCCTCGGATC
- the hisG gene encoding ATP phosphoribosyltransferase has translation MITVALAKGALLKDSVARFAAAGLDFSAVLDKNNRQLMVPTPCGRARALLVRNGDVPTYVAYGQAQLGVVGYDVLKEHQLPVAQLVDLGFGGCRMAVAVQESSGYTRAADLPAHCRVASKFTHCARKYFDALDLPVELVHLNGSVELGPITGMSEAIVDLVATGRTLRENGLIAIEDLFHSTARLVGHPLSVRLDHGPLASIVDAIRTATPVGSSN, from the coding sequence ATGATCACCGTCGCGTTGGCCAAAGGAGCGCTGCTCAAAGACTCGGTGGCCCGCTTTGCGGCGGCTGGTCTTGATTTCTCCGCTGTTCTGGACAAGAACAACCGCCAGTTGATGGTGCCCACCCCTTGCGGGCGCGCCCGGGCCCTGCTGGTTCGCAACGGAGATGTGCCTACCTACGTGGCCTACGGCCAGGCTCAGCTGGGGGTTGTGGGTTACGACGTGCTCAAGGAGCATCAACTCCCGGTCGCCCAACTGGTGGACCTGGGCTTTGGCGGCTGCCGCATGGCTGTGGCGGTTCAGGAGAGCAGTGGTTACACCCGGGCCGCTGATCTGCCCGCCCACTGCCGCGTCGCCAGCAAATTCACCCACTGCGCCCGGAAATATTTCGATGCCCTCGACCTTCCCGTTGAGTTGGTTCACCTCAATGGCTCGGTGGAGCTGGGGCCAATCACGGGAATGTCGGAAGCCATTGTCGACCTGGTGGCCACCGGTCGCACCCTGCGTGAGAACGGCCTGATTGCCATCGAAGACCTGTTCCACTCCACAGCTCGACTGGTGGGGCACCCCTTGTCCGTTCGCCTCGATCACGGCCCCTTGGCCTCCATCGTTGATGCGATTCGCACAGCAACACCCGTCGGGAGCTCTAACTGA
- the gloB gene encoding hydroxyacylglutathione hydrolase has translation MHSSLHALPVLQDNVIWIWVRGAEAVVIDPAVAPPVREWLDERQLSLAAVLQTHHHADHIGGTPELLKRWPRAAVIASAEDRERIPFQTMPVRDGDQIIVLGHEVEVLDVAAHTRAHVAFFVPNQEGGEIGPLLFCGDTLFSGGCGRLFEGSAEQMYHALQKLAELPEATRVCCAHEYTEANLQWAVEQRPSDTVLAERYREVRTLRAEGGLSLPSSIGMERRTNLFMQAGSAAELAVLRQHKDQWRPA, from the coding sequence ATGCATTCCTCACTTCATGCCTTGCCGGTGCTTCAGGACAATGTGATCTGGATTTGGGTGAGGGGCGCGGAGGCTGTGGTGATCGACCCAGCCGTGGCGCCGCCGGTGCGGGAGTGGCTGGATGAACGGCAATTGAGCCTGGCCGCCGTGCTGCAGACCCATCACCACGCCGACCACATCGGGGGCACACCGGAGTTGCTGAAACGCTGGCCCAGGGCTGCGGTGATTGCCTCCGCTGAGGACCGGGAGCGGATTCCGTTCCAGACCATGCCGGTGCGGGATGGGGACCAGATCATTGTTCTTGGGCACGAGGTGGAGGTGCTGGATGTGGCGGCCCACACCAGGGCCCACGTCGCCTTTTTCGTCCCGAACCAGGAGGGCGGCGAGATCGGGCCCCTGTTGTTCTGCGGGGACACCCTGTTCAGCGGGGGCTGTGGCCGACTGTTTGAAGGCAGCGCTGAACAGATGTATCACGCCCTTCAGAAGCTGGCGGAACTGCCTGAGGCCACAAGAGTTTGTTGTGCCCACGAGTACACCGAGGCCAACCTGCAATGGGCCGTTGAGCAACGCCCCAGTGACACAGTTCTGGCTGAGCGCTACCGGGAGGTGCGGACGCTACGTGCCGAAGGAGGGCTCAGCCTGCCCAGCAGCATCGGCATGGAACGCCGCACCAACCTGTTCATGCAGGCCGGTTCAGCCGCGGAGTTGGCCGTGCTGCGCCAGCACAAGGATCAGTGGCGACCGGCATGA
- a CDS encoding Rid family detoxifying hydrolase, with protein MSAKAITTQAAPTPVGPYNQAVLAGEWLYCSGQIPLDPATGEMVGNGDVAAETHQVLKNLCAVLKEAGATPAQVVRTTVFLADLGDFQTVNGIYAEVFGEGVSPARACVQVAALPKRARVEIDCVAWLGS; from the coding sequence ATGAGCGCCAAGGCCATCACTACTCAAGCCGCACCTACACCGGTTGGGCCTTACAACCAGGCGGTGCTTGCAGGCGAGTGGCTCTATTGCTCCGGGCAGATTCCACTGGATCCAGCCACCGGCGAGATGGTGGGGAATGGTGATGTGGCGGCGGAAACACATCAGGTGCTGAAAAACCTTTGTGCTGTGTTGAAAGAAGCTGGCGCCACCCCGGCTCAGGTGGTGCGCACCACTGTGTTCCTGGCGGACCTGGGCGATTTCCAAACGGTGAATGGCATCTATGCCGAGGTATTCGGCGAGGGGGTCAGCCCAGCTCGCGCCTGCGTTCAGGTGGCAGCCCTCCCCAAGAGAGCACGCGTGGAAATCGACTGCGTGGCCTGGCTCGGCAGCTGA
- a CDS encoding DUF3136 domain-containing protein, which yields MPQAKLTIGELEAGYPMYCKALRRLLQQGKTVQDIERTVCWGHLETLNRCLPTRYKSPSYLLALIRRDLENPKED from the coding sequence ATGCCTCAGGCGAAACTCACCATCGGTGAATTAGAGGCGGGCTATCCGATGTATTGCAAGGCGCTGCGGCGTCTCCTCCAGCAGGGAAAAACCGTTCAAGACATTGAGCGCACCGTCTGCTGGGGGCATCTGGAAACGCTGAACCGCTGCCTGCCCACCCGCTACAAATCGCCCTCCTACCTGCTGGCCCTGATCCGCCGCGACCTGGAGAACCCAAAAGAGGATTGA
- a CDS encoding phage major capsid protein yields MIRVDFVALLTDAIDTAAINGSRSSIHPTGMLQTSGIGSVSVGTNGLAPALDHLLDLKKVVSVDNADVASCGFLTTTKVEAVLAKAKDLQSQYLFSPYGTELGRSQIAGWRFEVSNNVTSNLTKGSGTDLSAVIYGNFADLLIGFFGTLEILVDCYTDFAKGMKGIRARQSIDIAVRHAESFAAMQSPIATRLTRSPLRSWS; encoded by the coding sequence TTGATCCGGGTTGACTTCGTTGCCCTGCTGACCGATGCGATCGACACCGCTGCCATCAATGGCAGTCGCAGCAGCATCCACCCGACGGGGATGCTTCAAACGTCAGGAATTGGTTCGGTATCAGTAGGCACCAACGGTTTGGCCCCAGCCTTGGACCACTTGTTAGATCTGAAGAAGGTGGTTTCCGTTGACAACGCAGATGTGGCCTCTTGCGGTTTCCTCACCACCACTAAGGTCGAGGCGGTTCTGGCAAAGGCCAAGGACCTGCAGAGCCAGTACCTCTTCAGCCCTTATGGAACTGAACTTGGCCGTTCCCAGATTGCAGGGTGGCGTTTTGAGGTCAGCAACAACGTCACCTCAAACCTCACAAAGGGCTCAGGGACCGACTTGTCAGCTGTCATCTACGGGAATTTCGCTGATCTGCTGATTGGTTTCTTCGGGACGCTGGAAATCCTGGTGGACTGTTACACCGACTTCGCTAAAGGCATGAAGGGAATCAGGGCACGGCAGTCGATTGATATTGCTGTGCGTCATGCCGAATCATTCGCAGCGATGCAGTCTCCAATCGCAACCCGGCTGACGCGTTCACCTTTACGTAGCTGGTCTTAG
- a CDS encoding S8 family serine peptidase, with protein MPPRIFCPYEPLFPQRISIDYRQLGFRGLGPYRNIDLDFNGIVDGSEDYGYEIYSGGQAIVIQNRRGRTYSDNTNRNWDVIAAAESEDGYAVLRAGTSQRRLGQYRIWLTDNNGQIASGTGWQSGEDLRQQGYESIFNLDLDNDGHIGEPPQDNNDDFDNTTNTSGYIEVGGTAEGTLEVSGDRDWLRINLVAGNVYSFAVEGQALDDTYLRFYDSNGNLLEENDDYNGFNSAINNYQAEVTGDYYLGVGAYADTGTGNYIVSANNNNQIEEPPQDNNDDYDNTTNTSGYIEVGGTAEGTLEVSGDRDWLRINLVAGNVYSFAVEGQALDDTYLRFYDSNGNLLEENDDYNGLNSAINNYQAEVTGDYYLGVGAYADTGIGNYIVSANNNNQIEEPPQDNNDDYDNTTNTSGYIEVGGTAEGTLEVSGDRDWLRINLVAGNVYSFAVEGQALDDTYLRFYDSTGNLLEENDDYNGLNSAINNYQAEVTGDYYLGVGAYADTGTGNYIVSANNNNQIDEPPQDNNDDYDNTTNTSGYIEVGGTAEGTLEVSGDRDWLRINLVAGNVYSFAVEGQALDDTYLRFYDSNGNLLEENDDYNGLNSAINNYQAEVTGDYYLGVGAYADTGTGNYIVSINETPLPPAGYSSSNGYGQINIQRAFEQYLNVTLAAADALGGNSWTLDNIYAPEVWRQSEGFAGATGLGAVVAVIDTGVDLDHREFTGRIVQGYDFVDNDLIADDGNGHGTHVAGTIAGAYDDFGVTGVAFDSEIMPIRVLGNDGTGYTSDIISGIRYAADNNADVINLSLGGGGYSQSMADAIEYATNRGSVVVMAAGNSGGISPEYPAAHAINNGLAVGAVDQYENLADFSNLAGSTTIDYVTAPGVDVYSSIPGDSYAFYSGTSMATPHVAGAAALLSGYDPSLSAESIADLLTGTASNTISDSSVNYLSSANLIYDEITYGNAFITAENVSSFSPEEFSGILIGRASDTCQFENFSEIDNMPILPVHQFEELTSNLYALNFDGLTDAYSYVSELLQQNYFHYFEFDQAWTVA; from the coding sequence ATGCCTCCAAGAATCTTTTGTCCCTATGAGCCTTTATTCCCTCAAAGAATTTCAATAGATTATCGGCAACTTGGGTTTAGAGGGCTTGGACCCTATAGGAATATTGACTTAGACTTCAATGGTATTGTAGATGGTAGCGAGGATTATGGCTATGAAATATATAGCGGTGGACAGGCAATTGTAATCCAAAATAGGCGTGGAAGAACTTACAGTGATAATACAAATAGGAATTGGGATGTCATTGCTGCAGCTGAATCCGAAGACGGCTACGCAGTTCTAAGAGCAGGAACCAGCCAACGAAGATTGGGGCAATATCGGATATGGTTGACAGATAATAATGGACAAATTGCCTCCGGTACCGGGTGGCAGTCAGGAGAAGATTTAAGACAACAGGGTTATGAAAGTATATTCAATCTAGATCTCGACAATGATGGTCATATTGGGGAGCCACCGCAGGATAATAATGACGATTTCGACAATACGACGAATACTAGTGGCTACATAGAAGTTGGAGGAACTGCGGAAGGAACACTTGAAGTTAGCGGAGATCGTGATTGGCTAAGAATTAATCTTGTTGCGGGTAATGTATACAGCTTTGCTGTCGAAGGCCAGGCTCTTGATGATACATACTTAAGATTTTATGATTCAAACGGTAATCTTCTAGAGGAAAATGACGATTACAATGGCTTCAATAGCGCAATAAATAATTATCAGGCAGAAGTTACTGGTGATTATTACTTAGGAGTAGGGGCCTATGCTGATACCGGTACCGGAAACTATATTGTATCGGCAAACAACAATAATCAAATAGAGGAGCCACCGCAGGATAATAATGACGATTACGACAATACGACGAATACTAGTGGCTACATAGAAGTTGGAGGAACTGCGGAAGGAACACTTGAAGTTAGCGGCGATCGCGATTGGCTAAGAATTAATCTTGTTGCGGGTAATGTATACAGCTTTGCTGTCGAAGGCCAGGCTCTTGATGATACATACTTAAGATTTTATGATTCAAACGGTAATCTTCTAGAGGAAAATGACGATTACAATGGCCTCAACAGCGCAATAAATAATTATCAGGCAGAAGTTACTGGTGATTATTACTTAGGAGTAGGGGCCTATGCTGATACAGGTATCGGAAACTATATTGTATCGGCAAACAACAATAATCAAATAGAGGAGCCACCGCAGGATAATAATGACGATTACGACAATACGACGAATACTAGTGGCTACATAGAAGTTGGAGGAACTGCAGAAGGAACACTTGAAGTTAGCGGAGATCGTGATTGGCTAAGAATTAATCTTGTTGCGGGTAATGTATACAGCTTTGCTGTCGAAGGCCAGGCTCTTGATGATACATACTTAAGATTTTATGATTCAACCGGTAATCTTCTAGAGGAAAATGACGATTACAATGGCCTCAACAGCGCAATAAATAATTATCAGGCAGAAGTTACTGGTGATTATTACTTAGGAGTAGGGGCCTATGCTGATACCGGTACCGGAAACTATATTGTATCGGCAAACAACAATAATCAAATAGATGAGCCACCGCAGGATAATAATGACGATTACGACAATACGACGAATACTAGTGGCTACATAGAAGTTGGAGGAACTGCGGAAGGAACACTTGAAGTTAGCGGAGATCGTGATTGGCTAAGAATTAATCTTGTTGCGGGTAATGTATACAGCTTTGCTGTCGAAGGCCAGGCTCTTGATGATACATACTTAAGATTTTATGATTCAAACGGTAATCTTCTAGAGGAAAATGACGATTACAATGGCCTCAACAGCGCAATAAATAATTATCAGGCAGAAGTTACTGGTGATTATTACTTAGGAGTAGGGGCCTATGCTGATACCGGTACCGGAAACTATATTGTATCGATAAATGAAACGCCATTGCCACCTGCTGGATATAGCTCAAGCAATGGTTATGGACAAATAAATATTCAAAGAGCTTTTGAACAATATTTAAATGTAACACTCGCGGCAGCAGATGCATTGGGGGGCAATTCCTGGACACTTGATAATATTTATGCTCCAGAAGTCTGGCGCCAGAGTGAAGGCTTTGCGGGTGCAACAGGGCTTGGTGCAGTAGTCGCGGTTATAGATACTGGTGTAGATCTTGATCATCGTGAATTTACGGGAAGAATAGTGCAGGGATATGATTTTGTTGATAATGATTTAATTGCTGATGATGGGAATGGCCACGGAACACATGTTGCTGGCACGATCGCCGGAGCTTATGACGACTTTGGTGTTACAGGCGTAGCATTTGATTCGGAAATAATGCCTATTAGAGTCTTAGGAAATGATGGAACAGGTTATACCAGTGACATTATTTCAGGTATCCGTTATGCAGCAGACAATAATGCTGATGTAATTAATTTGTCACTAGGTGGAGGCGGGTATAGTCAATCAATGGCTGATGCCATTGAATATGCAACGAACCGAGGAAGTGTGGTCGTGATGGCAGCTGGTAATTCAGGTGGTATCAGTCCCGAGTATCCTGCAGCACATGCGATTAACAATGGATTAGCCGTCGGAGCTGTAGATCAATATGAAAATCTTGCTGATTTTTCAAATCTTGCTGGCTCCACCACGATCGATTATGTGACTGCACCTGGTGTGGATGTTTATTCATCAATACCCGGAGACAGTTACGCTTTTTATAGCGGGACATCAATGGCAACTCCTCATGTTGCCGGTGCAGCAGCATTATTAAGTGGATACGACCCAAGCCTATCGGCAGAGTCAATTGCAGACTTGCTTACAGGTACCGCTAGCAACACCATAAGTGATTCATCTGTTAATTACCTTTCTAGTGCAAATTTAATTTATGACGAAATAACATATGGCAATGCATTCATTACAGCGGAGAATGTATCTAGTTTTAGCCCAGAAGAGTTTTCGGGGATATTGATTGGCCGCGCCAGCGACACTTGTCAGTTTGAAAATTTCTCGGAGATTGATAACATGCCAATATTGCCCGTCCATCAATTTGAAGAGCTTACAAGCAATTTGTATGCGTTAAATTTTGATGGATTAACGGACGCTTATTCATATGTTTCAGAACTTCTGCAACAAAATTATTTTCACTATTTCGAGTTTGATCAGGCCTGGACGGTTGCATAA
- a CDS encoding DUF1651 domain-containing protein, translating to MPNKDRSFHEAPEKAGGEGWLYSEQQQNLCHLKPDTATVHAYWVAIRTYSYVPPRPTEPMTHFRMLRHNTIEAWQTMQKTGWRRCPSPVR from the coding sequence ATGCCCAACAAGGACCGCAGCTTTCACGAGGCGCCAGAAAAGGCTGGTGGTGAAGGGTGGCTGTACTCCGAGCAGCAACAGAATCTTTGCCACTTGAAGCCCGATACTGCGACGGTGCACGCGTATTGGGTAGCGATCAGGACCTACAGCTACGTTCCGCCCCGCCCAACAGAGCCGATGACTCATTTTCGGATGCTGCGGCACAACACGATTGAGGCTTGGCAGACGATGCAGAAGACAGGCTGGAGGCGCTGCCCCTCGCCCGTCAGGTAA
- a CDS encoding phage major capsid protein translates to MALSRLQSLSWPSSLKQRPESCQSKAEHWLERQRRLCRSGNSSYSGGILKTSGLGFVAVGTNGLAPTLDRLLDLNREFAVDNADVARCGYLTNAQEESVLAKAKDSQSQYLRSPYGTELGRSQIAGRRFEVSNNVPSNLTKVSGSNLSAVIYGNFAALLLLLQVF, encoded by the coding sequence GTGGCACTGTCGCGATTGCAGTCCTTGTCATGGCCTTCGTCGTTAAAGCAACGGCCTGAAAGTTGCCAGTCGAAAGCTGAGCATTGGCTCGAGCGTCAGCGCCGACTCTGTCGATCGGGCAACAGCAGCTACTCTGGCGGCATCCTGAAAACTTCAGGCCTCGGCTTCGTAGCGGTCGGCACAAACGGATTAGCCCCAACGCTCGATCGTCTCCTCGATCTCAATAGGGAGTTCGCCGTAGACAATGCAGACGTTGCCAGATGTGGCTACCTCACGAACGCCCAGGAGGAGTCCGTTCTCGCCAAAGCCAAGGACTCGCAGAGCCAGTACCTCCGCAGCCCTTATGGCACTGAACTTGGCCGTAGCCAGATTGCAGGGCGGCGTTTTGAGGTCAGCAACAACGTCCCCTCAAACCTCACAAAGGTTTCTGGGTCCAACCTCTCGGCTGTTATTTACGGGAACTTTGCAGCACTGCTGCTGCTCTTACAAGTCTTTTAG
- a CDS encoding DUF1651 domain-containing protein, whose translation MTEELSYKSVGAWLANEPQQLYYQFTASKDGSQGDSIVMRSFHWRPPDDPIPQGSQLMTRQEALEKWNALKSMGWRRCAGPLR comes from the coding sequence ATCACTGAAGAACTCTCCTACAAGTCAGTTGGTGCATGGCTTGCCAATGAGCCACAGCAGCTTTACTACCAATTCACCGCTTCCAAGGATGGCTCCCAAGGCGATTCGATCGTCATGCGCAGTTTCCATTGGCGACCACCTGACGACCCGATCCCTCAGGGCAGTCAACTGATGACACGACAAGAGGCGCTGGAGAAATGGAATGCGCTCAAGTCAATGGGCTGGAGAAGATGCGCTGGTCCACTTCGATAG
- a CDS encoding phycobilisome rod-core linker polypeptide, translated as MTTDRLAPSDREALHQGIEAAYRQVLGNAHVMDYERCGVLEAQFTDGRLCTREFVRGLAKSEAYKSRYFFKVSAYRGIELNFKHLLGRPPLNQQEIANAALIQSAQGFEALIDTIIDSAEYAEVFGDHGIPYVRSFTSASGMPMLNFIRIAILEKNFASSDRSNGTDSLIRGSLAGGMAMAIDVPPALEFVSVSPTWIGNKPPADYEKLWRGLALVGAAHLAGMLVNVISQMLGIQALDRIPAMFLGL; from the coding sequence GTGACGACTGATCGTTTGGCTCCATCCGATAGAGAAGCTTTGCATCAGGGCATTGAGGCTGCATATAGACAAGTGTTGGGTAATGCACATGTGATGGACTATGAACGCTGCGGTGTTCTTGAAGCACAATTTACCGATGGACGTCTTTGTACTCGCGAATTCGTTAGGGGTCTCGCCAAAAGTGAAGCCTATAAGTCTCGTTATTTCTTTAAAGTATCTGCGTATCGTGGAATTGAGCTGAATTTTAAGCATTTACTAGGTCGACCGCCCCTTAATCAGCAAGAGATTGCAAATGCAGCTTTAATTCAATCAGCGCAAGGCTTCGAAGCACTAATTGATACCATCATTGATTCTGCGGAATATGCAGAAGTTTTCGGGGATCATGGGATTCCATACGTTCGCTCGTTCACCTCGGCAAGCGGAATGCCAATGCTCAACTTTATCCGAATTGCGATTCTTGAGAAAAATTTTGCGAGCAGCGATCGATCAAATGGGACCGACAGCTTGATTCGTGGCAGCCTTGCCGGTGGTATGGCTATGGCCATTGATGTGCCGCCAGCGCTTGAATTCGTATCTGTTTCTCCTACATGGATTGGAAATAAGCCGCCCGCCGATTATGAAAAGCTGTGGAGAGGCTTGGCTCTCGTAGGTGCTGCTCACCTCGCTGGAATGTTGGTGAATGTGATATCGCAAATGCTTGGGATCCAAGCACTCGACCGTATCCCTGCTATGTTCCTCGGCCTCTAA
- a CDS encoding DUF4278 domain-containing protein, whose amino-acid sequence MTALLYRGHSYEAPAASPKACVELTYRREHYNTCREEIAHNAHPILNYRGASYTK is encoded by the coding sequence ATGACTGCTCTTCTCTACAGAGGTCACTCCTACGAAGCTCCAGCAGCCTCGCCCAAAGCTTGTGTCGAGCTGACCTACCGCCGCGAGCACTACAACACCTGCCGCGAAGAAATCGCTCACAATGCTCATCCAATCCTGAACTACCGAGGTGCGTCCTACACCAAGTGA
- a CDS encoding DUF4278 domain-containing protein produces MTLTYRGQKYDQQKVAGTSDKPALTYRGVSYAK; encoded by the coding sequence ATGACCCTGACCTACCGCGGCCAGAAGTACGACCAGCAAAAAGTGGCTGGCACCTCCGATAAGCCTGCTCTGACCTACCGCGGAGTTTCCTACGCCAAGTGA
- a CDS encoding DUF411 domain-containing protein gives MPDTSSAAGPQMTVYRSTSCGCCTQWGAHIASAGFRIDDHVTEDMNDVKQEHGVSSQQASCHTADVEGFVIEGHVPASAIQRLLRERPNIRGLAVPGMPMSSPGMEVPGVEAEPFEVLAINHDGTTSVFARY, from the coding sequence ATGCCTGATACCAGCAGTGCGGCGGGCCCGCAGATGACGGTTTATCGATCAACGAGTTGCGGCTGCTGTACTCAATGGGGAGCACACATCGCCTCCGCGGGGTTTCGCATTGATGACCATGTCACCGAGGACATGAATGACGTGAAGCAGGAGCATGGTGTCAGCTCTCAACAGGCTTCTTGTCACACCGCTGATGTGGAGGGATTTGTGATTGAAGGGCATGTACCTGCATCTGCGATTCAGCGCCTTTTGAGGGAACGGCCCAATATCCGAGGTCTGGCGGTTCCAGGGATGCCAATGAGTTCTCCTGGGATGGAAGTTCCTGGCGTCGAGGCTGAACCTTTTGAGGTTCTTGCCATTAACCATGACGGAACAACCTCTGTATTTGCTCGTTACTGA